One genomic window of Manihot esculenta cultivar AM560-2 chromosome 16, M.esculenta_v8, whole genome shotgun sequence includes the following:
- the LOC122722121 gene encoding uncharacterized protein LOC122722121 encodes MTDKGKEVEKISLRSKTNISKTNSTKLQLFTSGHSSIQSLTSGQNITGQLAAPRPLYTNTTSIINRPIGHISSALITQPNYPRPRSPRPYFTSLNKFSPLQAEPIPPSTFKQIVTRPASPSPIASASSPYLSQVVQTQYTYKDAEDFVITIEPEYWAQNPNLNIYQLCESIFPKTHYYLPDNFQKSQSYYEALLVHTNSILIQNNYDPKNHTKLRYCKVRLLKVWTLIEWGQEPHRTKDFTLTNGQNAKYNYYDYQIAWERTFFKQNDQLSISFFFYISDTFTYPIPYWFHQWWNKFGIIETIIPDHIKLAQTQFFENNKLPDPIICSPKWLIYSHYFHIPWILMIEYQIKDQTFDNFQVPVLVRKYKIKWWAKTDQEACGPKAVDQFFTNYSQYCKIPNPSAITKQETFLARKKQIMVQMAACTSEQEYEKLLEELQETRSSSVSPSPADLADDNDDFFTQEM; translated from the coding sequence ATGACAGACAAAGGCAAGGAAGTTGAAAAGATCTCTTTGAGATCCAAAACCAATATTTCTAAAACAAATTCGACCAAATTGCAACTATTTACTTCAGGGCATAGCTCTATACAAAGTCTCACATCTGGACAAAATATCACAGGACAGCTTGCTGCTCCTAGACCATTATATACAAATACTACTAGTATTATTAATAGACCTATTGGTCATATTTCTAGTGCCTTAATTACACAACCAAATTATCCTCGGCCCAGATCTCCAAGGCCATATTTTACctcattaaataaatttagcCCTTTACAAGCCGAACCAATTCCCCCATCCACTTTCAAACAAATAGTAACTAGACCAGCTTCACCAAGTCCAATAGCTTCTGCAAGCTCACCATATTTAAGCCAAGTAGTCCAAACCCAATATACATATAAAGATGCTGAAGATTTTGTAATTACAATAGAACCAGAATATTGGGCCCAAAATCCCAATTTGAATATTTACCAACTTTGTGAATCCATTTTCCCAAAAACCCATTATTATCTCCCAGATAATTTTCAGAAATCTCAATCATATTATGAGGCCCTATTAGTTCATACCAATTCTATTCTCATTCAAAATAACTATGACCCAAAGAATCATACCAAATTAAGATATTGCAAAGTCAGACTTTTAAAAGTATGGACTCTGATTGAATGGGGACAAGAGCCCCATCGAACCAAAGATTTTACTTTGACCAATGGACAAAATGCTAAGTATAATTACTATGATTATCAGATAGCTTGGGAAAGAacttttttcaagcaaaatgacCAATTATCtatttcattctttttctatATATCTGACACTTTCACCTATCCTATACCATATTGGTTTCACCAATGGTGGAATAAATTTGGAATCATTGAAACCATTATTCCTGACCACATTAAGCTTGCACAGACTCAGTTCTTTGAAAACAATAAATTACCAGACCCTATCATTTGTTCTCCAAAATGGCTTATCTATTCTCATTACTTTCATATACCATGGATCCTTATGATTGAATACCAAATTAAGGATCAAACCTTTGATAATTTTCAAGTTCCTGTATTAGTCCgcaaatataaaatcaaatggTGGGCTAAAACTGACCAAGAAGCCTGTGGCCCAAAAGCAGTAGACCAATTTTTTACAAACTACTCCCAATATTGCAAAATTCCAAACCCATCTGCAATTACCAAACAAGAGACCTTTTTAGCCCGTAAAAAACAAATTATGGTCCAAATGGCAGCATGCACCTCAGAAcaagaatatgaaaaattacttgAAGAATTACAAGAAACCAGAAGCTCTTCTGTATCACCATCCCCAGCAGACTTAGCAGATGACAATGATGATTTCTTTACACAAGAGATGTAG